In Sporichthya polymorpha DSM 43042, a genomic segment contains:
- a CDS encoding zf-HC2 domain-containing protein, whose amino-acid sequence MPTDTALIRAARRGDIDAFDSLTDRHREAALRLVRRTSHGSADHLVDAAITATRADLLTGSGPATAFRTHLLDAVRREQGGMRRGRRKGVEVESGPFPAACVATTAKAFAGLSEDAQAALWHTEVEGEPLLETGKLLGLEATGVAELSFAARDTLRAAQLLEHRAAISSPDCRWTTNRLGGYARNTLSAEDHTKVSEHLDGCDLCAGVAPAVLAVESDLALLVATVVLGSSAEAYLDREGAGHTRVGGFAGLMRDAARPVAVAISAIALITAGLLGTLAFADEEPTKREAATPSTFTAIPVAPTNPISDDGPSSGEGSSGREKVRTTPRPTPAPVVRTPVRTERVSTVEVSDVRSDPVAPVVEEEPEDDGLSLNLGLTKLNINPGAGLLGLPGISLG is encoded by the coding sequence GTGCCCACGGACACCGCCTTGATCAGGGCTGCGCGACGTGGCGACATCGACGCCTTCGACTCGCTCACGGACCGTCACCGAGAGGCTGCGCTCCGCCTGGTCCGCCGAACCTCGCACGGCTCGGCCGACCACCTCGTCGACGCCGCCATCACGGCGACCCGCGCCGACCTGCTCACCGGCTCCGGCCCGGCCACCGCGTTCCGCACGCACCTGCTCGACGCCGTGCGCCGCGAGCAGGGTGGGATGCGCCGCGGCCGCCGCAAGGGCGTCGAGGTCGAGTCCGGGCCGTTCCCGGCCGCCTGCGTGGCGACGACCGCGAAGGCCTTCGCCGGTCTGTCCGAGGACGCCCAGGCCGCGCTCTGGCACACCGAGGTCGAGGGCGAGCCGCTGCTGGAGACCGGCAAGCTGCTCGGCCTGGAGGCCACCGGCGTCGCCGAGCTGAGCTTCGCCGCCCGTGACACGCTCCGCGCCGCCCAGCTGCTCGAGCACCGGGCCGCGATCAGCAGCCCCGACTGCCGCTGGACGACCAACCGGCTCGGCGGCTACGCGCGCAACACCCTCTCCGCCGAGGATCACACCAAGGTCTCCGAGCACCTGGACGGCTGCGACCTGTGCGCCGGCGTCGCTCCCGCCGTTCTCGCGGTCGAGTCCGACCTCGCGCTGCTCGTCGCCACCGTCGTGCTCGGGTCGTCCGCCGAGGCCTACCTGGACCGCGAGGGCGCCGGACACACCCGCGTCGGCGGTTTCGCCGGGCTGATGCGCGACGCGGCGCGCCCCGTCGCCGTCGCGATCTCCGCGATCGCCCTGATCACCGCCGGCCTGCTCGGCACTCTCGCCTTCGCCGACGAGGAGCCGACCAAGCGCGAGGCCGCGACCCCGTCGACGTTCACCGCGATCCCGGTCGCGCCGACGAACCCGATCTCCGACGACGGCCCCTCCTCGGGGGAGGGTTCCTCCGGCCGGGAGAAGGTCCGCACCACGCCGCGGCCGACCCCCGCTCCGGTGGTCCGGACCCCGGTCCGCACCGAGCGGGTCAGCACCGTCGAGGTCTCGGACGTGAGGTCCGACCCCGTCGCGCCGGTCGTCGAGGAGGAGCCCGAGGACGACGGCCTCTCGCTCAACCTCGGCCTCACGAAGCTGAACATCAACCCCGGCGCGGGCCTGCTCGGCCTGCCGGGGATCTCCCTGGGCTGA
- the purB gene encoding adenylosuccinate lyase encodes MIERYTLPEMGRVWSEAHKYELWCHVETLVLEAHAKAGVVPADVVEPVRNAPPPTPEAVKAIEDVTQHDVIAFLSAWADNTTPREAAAYVHFGMTSSDLLDTALGLQLVEATDILLEKADTLVATLRDHALAHRETLRVGRTHGIHGEPDVWGHRVADFAFGMARSRDRLRRARESVAVMAISGAVGTYSNIDPAVETHVAAALGLRPADVSTQVVLRDGISEWVSALAILATVCEAIALEVRHGQRTEVRETWEPFGKGQKGSSAMPHKKNPILSERICGMARIVRAQIVPVMEGIPLWHERDISHSSVERIALPDAAAATDYLLHLTNRLVSGLVVDVERMRANLDLTGGLIYSSTVLLEVVEMGASREDAYALVQGAAMQTWQEGIPFRETLRTRAAEAGITLDEARLDEVCRPERFVARLAPMFERLEKLA; translated from the coding sequence GTGATTGAGCGGTACACCCTGCCCGAGATGGGCCGCGTCTGGAGCGAGGCGCACAAGTACGAGCTGTGGTGCCACGTGGAGACGCTGGTGCTGGAGGCGCACGCGAAGGCGGGCGTTGTCCCGGCCGACGTCGTCGAGCCGGTGCGCAACGCGCCCCCGCCGACCCCCGAGGCCGTGAAGGCGATCGAGGACGTCACGCAGCACGACGTCATCGCGTTCCTCTCGGCGTGGGCGGACAACACGACGCCCCGTGAGGCCGCGGCCTACGTGCACTTCGGGATGACGTCCTCGGACCTGCTCGACACCGCGCTCGGACTGCAGCTCGTCGAGGCGACGGACATCCTGCTGGAGAAGGCGGACACCCTCGTCGCCACGCTGCGCGATCACGCGCTCGCGCACCGCGAGACCCTGCGCGTCGGCCGGACCCATGGCATCCACGGCGAGCCCGACGTCTGGGGTCACCGCGTCGCGGACTTCGCCTTCGGCATGGCCCGTTCCCGCGACCGCCTGCGGCGCGCGCGCGAGTCCGTCGCCGTCATGGCGATCTCCGGCGCCGTCGGGACGTACTCGAACATCGACCCCGCCGTCGAGACGCACGTCGCCGCCGCCCTCGGGCTGCGCCCGGCCGACGTCTCGACGCAGGTCGTGCTCCGCGACGGCATTTCCGAGTGGGTGTCGGCGCTCGCGATCCTGGCCACCGTCTGCGAGGCGATCGCGCTCGAGGTCCGGCACGGCCAACGCACCGAGGTCCGTGAGACCTGGGAGCCCTTCGGCAAGGGCCAGAAGGGCTCGTCGGCCATGCCGCACAAGAAGAACCCGATCCTTTCCGAGCGCATCTGCGGCATGGCCCGCATCGTGCGTGCGCAGATCGTGCCGGTGATGGAGGGCATCCCGCTCTGGCACGAGCGCGACATCTCGCACTCCTCGGTCGAGCGCATCGCGCTGCCCGACGCCGCGGCCGCGACCGACTACCTGCTGCACCTGACGAACCGTCTGGTCTCGGGTCTGGTCGTCGACGTCGAGCGCATGCGCGCGAACCTCGACCTCACCGGTGGCCTGATCTACAGCTCGACGGTCCTGCTCGAGGTCGTCGAGATGGGTGCTTCCCGCGAGGACGCCTACGCCCTCGTCCAGGGCGCGGCGATGCAGACCTGGCAGGAGGGCATCCCGTTCCGGGAGACCCTGCGCACCCGCGCCGCGGAGGCCGGCATCACCCTCGACGAGGCCCGCCTCGACGAGGTCTGCCGTCCCGAGCGCTTCGTCGCCCGCCTCGCGCCGATGTTCGAGCGCCTGGAGAAGCTCGCCTGA
- the purD gene encoding phosphoribosylamine--glycine ligase produces the protein MKVLVIGGGGREHALCLALSNDPSVTAVHCAPGNAGIADLATLHPVAATDPAAVADLADSLDADLVVVGPEGPLVAGVADAVRARGIACFGPSAAAAVLEGSKAFAKDVMAAAGVPTAMARVCDDLDEVAAALDAFGAPYVVKDDGLAAGKGVVVTSDREAALAHAKACAGRVVVEEYLDGPEVSLFALTDGQTVVPLQPAQDFKRVGDGDSGPNTGGMGAYSPLPWAPADLVEQVTARVLQPTVDEMRRRGTPFAGLLYAGLALTSRGLRVVEFNARFGDPETQVVLALLRNPLGALLLAAATGELDKAEPLNWHTGSAVTVVVASHNYPGTPRTGDPLSGLDAANALAGVHVIHAGTARNDAGEVVSAGGRVLCVTATGSDLAQARSRAYAGVAALTLDGSHHRTDIALAAERGEITVPG, from the coding sequence GTGAAGGTTCTGGTGATCGGCGGCGGTGGCCGCGAGCACGCGCTCTGTCTGGCCCTGTCGAACGACCCGTCGGTCACCGCGGTGCACTGCGCACCCGGGAACGCGGGCATCGCGGATCTCGCGACGCTCCACCCGGTGGCGGCGACCGACCCTGCCGCGGTCGCTGACCTCGCCGACTCCCTCGACGCCGACCTCGTCGTCGTCGGGCCGGAGGGTCCGCTGGTCGCCGGGGTCGCGGACGCGGTGCGCGCGCGGGGGATCGCCTGCTTCGGGCCGTCCGCCGCGGCGGCGGTGCTCGAAGGGTCGAAGGCCTTCGCCAAGGACGTCATGGCCGCGGCCGGGGTGCCGACCGCGATGGCGCGGGTCTGTGACGACCTCGACGAGGTGGCGGCCGCGCTCGACGCGTTCGGTGCGCCCTACGTCGTGAAGGACGACGGCCTCGCCGCCGGCAAGGGTGTCGTCGTCACCTCCGACCGCGAGGCGGCACTGGCGCACGCGAAGGCGTGCGCGGGGCGGGTCGTCGTCGAGGAGTACCTCGACGGCCCGGAGGTTTCCCTCTTCGCTCTGACGGATGGTCAGACCGTCGTGCCGCTGCAGCCGGCGCAGGACTTCAAGCGCGTCGGCGACGGCGACTCCGGGCCCAACACCGGCGGTATGGGCGCGTACTCGCCGCTGCCGTGGGCCCCGGCCGACCTCGTCGAGCAGGTGACGGCGCGCGTCCTGCAGCCGACCGTCGACGAGATGCGCCGTCGGGGGACGCCGTTCGCGGGACTGCTCTACGCGGGTCTCGCGCTGACCTCGCGCGGGCTGCGCGTCGTCGAGTTCAACGCGCGCTTCGGTGACCCGGAGACGCAGGTCGTCCTCGCGCTGCTGCGCAACCCGCTCGGCGCGCTGCTGCTCGCCGCCGCGACCGGCGAGCTCGACAAGGCCGAGCCGCTGAACTGGCACACCGGCTCCGCGGTGACCGTCGTCGTGGCCTCCCACAACTACCCGGGCACCCCGCGCACCGGCGACCCGCTCTCGGGTCTCGACGCGGCGAACGCGCTGGCGGGTGTGCACGTCATCCACGCCGGTACCGCCCGCAACGACGCCGGGGAGGTCGTCAGCGCCGGCGGCCGCGTCCTGTGCGTCACCGCGACCGGGTCCGACCTCGCGCAGGCCCGCTCCCGCGCCTACGCCGGCGTCGCCGCCCTCACTCTCGACGGCTCCCACCACCGCACCGACATCGCCCTCGCCGCCGAACGCGGCGAGATCACCGTCCCCGGCTGA